A stretch of Larus michahellis chromosome Z, bLarMic1.1, whole genome shotgun sequence DNA encodes these proteins:
- the FST gene encoding follistatin, with product MLNQRIHPGMLLLLMFLCHFMEDHTAQAGNCWLRQARNGRCQVLYKTDLSKEECCKSGRLTTSWTEEDVNDNTLFKWMIFNGGAPNCIPCKETCENVDCGPGKKCKMNKKNKPRCVCAPDCSNITWKGPVCGLDGKTYRNECALLKARCKEQPELEVQYQGKCKKTCRDVLCPGSSTCVVDQTNNAYCVTCNRICPEPTSPEQYLCGNDGITYASACHLRKATCLLGRSIGLAYEGKCIKAKSCEDIQCSAGKKCLWDFKVGRGRCALCDELCPESKSDEAVCASDNTTYPSECAMKEAACSMGVLLEVKHSGSCNSINEDPEDEEEDEDQDYSFPISSILEW from the exons ATGTTAAATCAGAGAATCCACCCGGGCATGCTCTTACTCCTGATGTTTCTCTGCCACTTCATGGAAGATCACACAGCGCAGG cTGGGAACTGCTGGCTCCGGCAGGCGCGGAACGGCCGCTGCCAGGTCCTCTACAAAACCGACCTCAGCAAGGAGGAGTGCTGCAAGAGCGGCCGCCTGACAACTTCGTGGACGGAAGAGGACGTCAACGACAACACGCTTTTCAAGTGGATGATTTTTAACGGGGGAGCCCCGAACTGCATCCCCTGCAAAG AAACATGTGAGAACGTAGACTGTGGACCCGggaagaaatgtaaaatgaacaAGAAGAACAAACCTCGGTGTGTTTGTGCTCCGGATTGCTCTAATATCACTTGGAAGGGCCCCGTGTGTGGCTTAGATGGGAAAACCTACAGGAACGAGTGTGCCCTTCTCAAAGCCAGATGTAAAGAACAGCCTGAACTTGAAGTCCAGTATCAGGGCAAATGCAAAA AGACCTGTAGGGATGTTTTATGCCCAGGCAGCTCCACATGTGTGGTTGACCAAACCAATAACGCCTACTGCGTGACATGTAATCGAATTTGCCCAGAGCCTACCTCCCCTGAACAGTATCTCTGCGGGAATGACGGCATAACTTACGCCAGTGCCTGCCATCTGAGGAAAGCTACCTGCCTACTGGGCAGATCCATTGGATTGGCCTACGAAGGAAAATGCATCA AAGCCAAATCCTGTGAAGACATTCAGTGCAGTGCTGGGAAGAAATGCTTGTGGGATTTTAAGGTTGGCAGAGGTCGGTGCGCCCTCTGCGATGAGCTCTGCCCTGAAAGCAAGTCAGACGAGGCAGTCTGTGCCAGCGATAACACAACTTACCCAAGCGAGTGTGCCATGAAAGAGGCAGCCTGCTCCATGGGTGTGCTTCTAGAAGTAAAGCACTCTGGATCTTGCAACT CCATTAATGAAGACCCAGAGGacgaggaggaagatgaagaccAGGACTACAGCTTTCCTATATCTTCCATTCTAGAGTGGTAA